In one Sporomusa sphaeroides DSM 2875 genomic region, the following are encoded:
- the rpsK gene encoding 30S ribosomal protein S11, whose protein sequence is MAQKKVARPKRRERKNIEHGVAHIRSTFNNTIVTITDTRGNAISWASAGGLGFRGSRKSTPFAAQMAAETAAKAAMEHGLKQIEVFVKGPGSGREAAIRSLQAAGLEVNMIKDVTPIPHNGCRPPKRRRV, encoded by the coding sequence TTGGCTCAAAAGAAAGTTGCAAGACCAAAACGCAGAGAACGTAAAAATATAGAACATGGTGTTGCTCATATTCGTTCGACTTTTAACAACACCATCGTCACCATTACTGATACCAGAGGCAATGCCATTTCCTGGGCAAGCGCTGGCGGACTGGGCTTTAGAGGATCGCGCAAAAGCACACCGTTTGCTGCTCAAATGGCTGCCGAAACTGCAGCTAAAGCTGCCATGGAACATGGCCTCAAGCAAATCGAAGTATTTGTAAAAGGTCCCGGATCAGGCCGTGAAGCGGCTATCCGCTCCCTTCAGGCTGCTGGCCTTGAAGTAAATATGATTAAAGACGTAACACCCATTCCGCATAATGGATGCCGTCCGCCGAAAAGAAGAAGAGTTTAA
- the rpsD gene encoding 30S ribosomal protein S4, which translates to MAKYTGPVCRLCRREGAKLYLKGDRCYSDKCSFTERGFAPGQHGAGQTRKKVSEYGIQLREKQKTRRIYGVLERQFHNYFVKADRQKGITGENLLVMLERRLDNVVFRMGLAESRNQARQLVRHGLIRVNGRRVNIPSFLVKAGDAVGVREESKQSPIIKKIAESLGSKQAPAWLEVNAEDMSGKVMRYPTREEIDIPIQEHLIVELYSR; encoded by the coding sequence ATGGCAAAATATACAGGACCTGTTTGCAGATTATGCCGCCGCGAAGGTGCAAAACTGTATCTTAAAGGCGACAGATGCTATAGTGATAAATGCTCGTTCACAGAGCGCGGCTTTGCTCCCGGCCAGCATGGCGCCGGTCAAACCCGTAAAAAAGTTTCCGAATATGGCATTCAGCTGCGGGAGAAGCAAAAAACCCGCCGTATTTACGGTGTGCTTGAACGCCAATTCCACAACTACTTTGTAAAAGCTGACCGCCAAAAAGGCATTACCGGTGAAAACCTTTTGGTAATGCTGGAAAGAAGACTTGACAATGTTGTTTTCCGCATGGGGCTGGCTGAAAGCCGTAACCAGGCAAGACAACTGGTACGTCACGGACTTATCAGAGTTAACGGCCGCCGCGTCAACATTCCGTCTTTCCTGGTAAAAGCAGGCGACGCTGTTGGTGTACGCGAAGAAAGTAAACAATCACCTATTATCAAAAAAATTGCTGAATCTTTAGGATCTAAGCAAGCTCCGGCTTGGCTTGAAGTGAATGCTGAAGATATGAGCGGTAAGGTTATGCGCTACCCCACCCGGGAGGAAATTGATATTCCTATCCAGGAGCATCTCATTGTCGAGTTGTATTCAAGATAA
- a CDS encoding DNA-directed RNA polymerase subunit alpha, with product MIEIEKPKIDIVEISEDNRYGKFVWEPLDRGFGITLGNSLRRVLLSSLPGAAVTSVKIDGVLHEFATIPGVREDVTDIILNLKELCIKMHSDEPKVLLVEASEDGEITAGDIKADADIEILNPELHLATVGAGGKLRMEIMVEKGKGYVPADKNKKPDHVIGVIPIDSIFSPIVRVNYNVSDTRVGNVTNYDKLTLEVWTDGSMRPEEAVSKAAGIMVSHLKLFQNIAGEPPEEDEGQGLVSEEPAEGKNRTMEMTIEDLDLSVRSYNCLKRAGINTVAELVQKSEEDMMKVRNLGRKSLEEVKKKIVEMGLSLAEHEE from the coding sequence ATGATTGAAATCGAAAAACCGAAGATCGATATAGTGGAAATAAGTGAAGACAACCGATATGGCAAATTTGTATGGGAACCGCTTGACAGGGGCTTTGGCATTACGCTGGGCAACAGTTTAAGACGGGTACTTCTCTCCTCTTTGCCTGGCGCGGCTGTAACCTCGGTGAAAATCGACGGTGTACTTCACGAATTTGCCACTATCCCCGGTGTTCGGGAGGACGTCACCGACATAATTCTCAACCTAAAAGAATTGTGTATTAAAATGCATAGTGACGAGCCAAAAGTTTTACTGGTTGAAGCGTCTGAAGACGGTGAAATCACCGCAGGCGATATTAAGGCCGACGCTGACATTGAAATTCTAAACCCTGAACTCCACTTGGCGACAGTAGGTGCCGGCGGCAAGCTCCGCATGGAAATCATGGTTGAAAAAGGCAAAGGCTATGTACCGGCTGACAAAAATAAAAAGCCCGACCATGTCATCGGGGTTATACCTATTGACTCCATCTTCTCGCCCATTGTCCGCGTCAATTATAACGTATCCGACACCCGTGTCGGCAACGTAACCAATTATGACAAGCTGACATTGGAAGTATGGACAGATGGCAGTATGCGTCCCGAAGAAGCTGTCAGCAAAGCTGCTGGCATAATGGTGTCGCACCTGAAATTATTTCAAAATATTGCCGGAGAACCTCCTGAAGAGGATGAGGGTCAGGGTTTGGTTTCTGAAGAACCGGCTGAGGGTAAAAACAGGACAATGGAAATGACCATTGAAGACCTGGACCTCTCGGTGCGTTCTTACAACTGCTTGAAACGGGCCGGAATCAACACTGTGGCTGAACTTGTACAAAAGAGCGAAGAAGATATGATGAAAGTTCGCAACTTGGGCAGGAAGTCACTGGAAGAAGTTAAGAAAAAGATTGTTGAAATGGGTCTGTCACTTGCAGAACACGAAGAGTAA
- the rplQ gene encoding 50S ribosomal protein L17: protein MAYRKLGRDTSARKALFRSMLTSFFAYERIETTEAKAKEISGMAEKMITLAKRGDLHARRQVLSSLYDEEVVTKLFDVIAPKYAERQGGYTRVLKLGPRRGDAAPMAIIELV from the coding sequence GTGGCCTACAGAAAGTTAGGACGGGACACCAGTGCGCGTAAAGCGTTGTTTCGCAGCATGTTAACTTCCTTCTTTGCATATGAGCGTATTGAGACAACAGAAGCTAAGGCAAAAGAAATCAGCGGCATGGCCGAAAAAATGATCACTTTAGCCAAGCGGGGCGACCTGCATGCACGTCGCCAAGTGTTATCAAGCCTCTACGACGAAGAAGTTGTAACAAAACTGTTTGATGTAATTGCCCCTAAATATGCTGAGCGTCAAGGTGGTTATACCCGGGTGCTTAAGCTGGGACCGCGTCGCGGCGATGCAGCTCCGATGGCGATTATCGAATTAGTGTAA
- a CDS encoding energy-coupling factor transporter ATPase, which yields MGELIKIENMRHTYPGYDGQEVHALTDINLTVEQGEFLAVIGTNGSGKSTLAKHLNALILPTGGKCLVAGMDTSDPANVWNIRQQVGMVFQNPDNQIVAAIVEEDVAFGPENLGVPPAEISRRVTESLALVNMEEYRHHGPHLLSGGQKQRVAIAGVLAMRPKCLVLDEPTAMLDPRGRKEVLDTVYRLNKEGITVVYITHFMEEAVAAHRVVVMEQGKVVLEGTPAEVFCQVEKLKAMGLDVPAAAEVAACLREQGMTLDETIISDEQLVVALCP from the coding sequence ATGGGAGAACTTATTAAAATTGAAAACATGCGTCATACCTATCCCGGCTATGATGGCCAGGAGGTCCATGCGCTTACCGATATTAATCTCACCGTTGAACAGGGTGAATTTCTTGCCGTCATTGGCACCAATGGTTCGGGAAAATCAACCCTGGCAAAACATCTCAACGCCCTTATCCTGCCCACCGGCGGTAAGTGCCTGGTAGCCGGCATGGATACTTCCGACCCGGCTAACGTGTGGAACATTCGCCAGCAAGTAGGCATGGTGTTTCAGAATCCTGACAACCAAATTGTGGCTGCGATTGTGGAAGAAGATGTAGCCTTTGGCCCGGAGAATTTAGGTGTACCACCTGCGGAAATTTCCCGGCGGGTGACCGAATCACTGGCACTGGTTAATATGGAGGAATACCGTCATCATGGTCCCCATCTCCTATCCGGCGGACAAAAGCAGCGGGTAGCTATTGCCGGTGTATTGGCAATGCGGCCCAAATGCCTGGTGCTTGATGAACCTACGGCCATGCTGGACCCCCGTGGGCGCAAGGAAGTGCTTGATACCGTGTACCGGTTAAATAAGGAAGGTATTACTGTTGTTTATATTACCCACTTCATGGAAGAAGCGGTTGCTGCCCATCGGGTAGTGGTTATGGAGCAAGGCAAGGTTGTCCTGGAAGGGACACCGGCAGAGGTCTTCTGTCAGGTAGAAAAGTTAAAAGCTATGGGCTTAGATGTTCCGGCAGCGGCAGAAGTGGCTGCCTGCCTGCGGGAGCAAGGCATGACACTGGACGAAACGATAATAAGTGATGAACAACTGGTGGTGGCGCTATGTCCATAA
- a CDS encoding energy-coupling factor transporter ATPase: MSISFENVTYTYMPKTPYQRTAIQNINLTIQNGEFVGIIGHTGSGKSTLVQHMNGLITPTSGHVRVEGIDLKDKNQAARDARRRVGMVFQYPEHQLFEETIYQDIAFGPKNLSIPEEQIESRVRRAMDFVGLDFATFKDRSPFNLSGGQMRRVAIAGVIALEPAYLVLDEPAAGLDPRGRDEIFGQIVKLHQQTDTTVILVSHNMEDVARFATRVLVMNGGQITLDGPPEDIFTHGREELTAAGLDVPPLTALIDKLQAKGLAISNTALTAEAAAREISKAIRGRTHAQ, from the coding sequence ATGTCCATAAGCTTTGAAAACGTTACCTACACCTATATGCCGAAAACTCCTTATCAGCGGACTGCTATCCAGAATATTAACCTCACCATCCAGAATGGCGAGTTTGTCGGCATTATTGGGCACACCGGTTCAGGCAAATCCACGCTTGTGCAGCATATGAACGGACTGATTACCCCTACCTCCGGCCATGTGCGCGTGGAAGGCATTGACTTAAAGGACAAGAATCAGGCGGCGCGGGATGCCAGACGGCGGGTAGGCATGGTCTTTCAATATCCGGAGCACCAGCTGTTTGAAGAAACCATCTACCAGGATATTGCATTCGGACCTAAAAACTTGAGCATACCGGAAGAGCAAATCGAGAGCCGGGTACGCCGGGCGATGGATTTTGTCGGCCTGGATTTTGCCACCTTTAAAGACCGTTCCCCGTTTAACCTGAGCGGCGGTCAAATGCGCAGGGTAGCCATTGCCGGCGTTATTGCCCTCGAGCCCGCCTATCTGGTGCTGGATGAACCGGCGGCCGGGCTTGATCCGCGCGGGCGTGACGAGATCTTTGGTCAAATTGTCAAGCTGCACCAGCAAACAGATACAACCGTCATATTGGTATCACATAATATGGAGGACGTCGCCCGGTTTGCCACCCGGGTACTGGTGATGAACGGCGGACAAATTACTCTTGACGGGCCGCCGGAGGATATTTTTACCCACGGACGGGAGGAACTTACCGCGGCAGGACTTGATGTACCGCCGCTTACCGCACTTATTGACAAGCTGCAGGCTAAGGGCTTGGCGATCAGCAATACCGCTCTGACGGCCGAAGCTGCGGCCCGGGAAATCTCTAAAGCCATTAGGGGGCGGACACATGCTCAATGA
- a CDS encoding energy-coupling factor transporter transmembrane component T family protein — MLNDITLGQYFPGNSPIHLLDPRTKILGIVLYIFTIFLAEGYLAYAILIAFAVMAVLISAIPFRLVLKSIKPLWIIVLLTLAIHVFTTPGNVIGNLGPLTVTQEGTRMGVLMSLRLVLLIAVSSLLTFTTSPIALTDGIERLLNPFRRLGVPAHELAMMMTIALRFIPTLLEETDRIMKAQMARGADFASGNILKRAKNMVPLLVPLFISAFRRADELAVAMEARCYRGGENRTRMKELKLGTRDMLAAVVLAILPVILLAVKHIK; from the coding sequence ATGCTCAATGATATTACACTGGGACAATACTTCCCCGGAAATTCGCCCATTCATTTGCTGGATCCCCGCACTAAAATCCTGGGTATTGTTCTTTATATTTTCACCATCTTTCTGGCGGAGGGCTATCTGGCGTACGCCATCCTGATAGCCTTTGCAGTTATGGCAGTGCTCATTTCAGCTATTCCTTTCCGGTTGGTCCTCAAGTCAATTAAACCATTATGGATTATCGTTTTACTGACACTGGCCATTCATGTTTTTACTACTCCCGGTAATGTGATCGGTAACCTGGGCCCGCTGACCGTCACCCAGGAAGGGACACGCATGGGCGTACTCATGTCGCTGCGGCTGGTGCTGCTTATTGCCGTATCCTCCCTGCTGACGTTTACCACTTCGCCCATTGCGTTGACTGACGGTATCGAGCGGCTGTTAAATCCGTTCCGCCGCCTGGGCGTACCGGCTCATGAGCTGGCGATGATGATGACCATTGCCCTGCGCTTTATTCCTACCCTGCTGGAAGAGACTGACCGGATTATGAAAGCACAGATGGCTCGCGGTGCAGATTTTGCTTCAGGCAATATTTTAAAACGGGCCAAAAATATGGTGCCGCTATTGGTGCCACTGTTTATCAGTGCCTTTCGCCGGGCTGATGAACTGGCTGTCGCCATGGAGGCCAGATGCTACCGCGGCGGCGAAAACCGCACCAGGATGAAAGAGCTTAAACTTGGTACGCGAGACATGCTGGCGGCTGTTGTGCTGGCAATATTGCCGGTAATACTGCTTGCTGTTAAGCATATAAAATAG
- the truA gene encoding tRNA pseudouridine(38-40) synthase TruA, which produces MRNIKLILAYDGTAYHGFQRQANAMTIQQIVEERLARLFGHPLKLTGSARTDTGVHAYGQVVNFYTQGTIPTERIVLAAKGLLPPDIVVVDAAEETPGFHARRSATGKIYRYRLLNTKLPNPFERNYAWHIATRLDAALMHEAAQAVVGTHDFSAFRAAGGAPVSPVRTIMAAACREVGTCGIEFEFWGTGFLYHMVRNLVGTLVEVGGHRRTPGDFARVLAGGDRHAAGITAPPQGLYLIEVKY; this is translated from the coding sequence ATGAGAAACATTAAGCTTATACTGGCTTATGACGGCACCGCCTATCACGGCTTTCAACGGCAAGCAAACGCCATGACCATTCAGCAAATAGTAGAGGAGCGGCTTGCCAGGCTGTTCGGCCACCCTTTAAAACTTACCGGTTCAGCCCGGACCGATACCGGGGTGCACGCATATGGCCAGGTTGTCAACTTTTATACTCAAGGCACCATTCCCACCGAACGCATTGTCTTGGCGGCTAAAGGACTGCTGCCGCCGGATATTGTCGTTGTGGACGCCGCCGAAGAAACTCCCGGGTTTCATGCCCGCCGTTCAGCCACAGGGAAAATTTACCGCTACCGGCTTTTAAATACGAAATTGCCCAATCCGTTTGAACGGAATTATGCCTGGCATATTGCCACCAGGCTTGATGCCGCCCTGATGCATGAGGCGGCGCAAGCGGTTGTCGGTACGCATGACTTTTCTGCTTTTCGGGCAGCCGGGGGAGCGCCGGTAAGCCCGGTACGCACCATTATGGCGGCAGCCTGCCGTGAGGTTGGGACTTGTGGCATTGAATTTGAATTTTGGGGTACAGGCTTTTTATACCATATGGTGCGTAATCTGGTTGGGACGCTGGTAGAAGTAGGTGGACACCGCCGGACCCCTGGAGATTTTGCCAGGGTACTGGCAGGAGGTGACCGTCACGCTGCAGGCATTACCGCCCCGCCCCAGGGCTTGTATTTAATAGAAGTTAAATATTAG
- the rplM gene encoding 50S ribosomal protein L13, with product MKTFMANPADIQRKWYVVDAEGQTLGRLAVEVAKVLRGKNKPTFTPHVDTGDHVIVVNADKVVFTGKKLEQKTYFRHSGYPGGTTFTTAGKMLETKPERVIEIAVKGMLPKNSLGRQMYRKLNVYAGPNHPHSAQQPEVLELNIR from the coding sequence ATGAAAACTTTTATGGCAAACCCGGCCGACATCCAGCGTAAATGGTATGTCGTGGATGCTGAGGGCCAAACCCTTGGTAGACTGGCCGTTGAAGTCGCGAAAGTTCTTCGCGGCAAAAATAAACCGACCTTTACTCCCCATGTTGATACAGGTGACCATGTGATCGTGGTTAACGCGGACAAAGTGGTCTTTACCGGTAAAAAACTGGAACAGAAAACTTATTTCCGTCATTCCGGTTATCCTGGTGGAACCACTTTCACCACTGCCGGTAAAATGCTGGAAACCAAACCTGAACGCGTTATTGAAATAGCTGTTAAAGGCATGCTGCCGAAGAACAGCCTTGGACGTCAAATGTACCGTAAACTGAATGTTTACGCTGGCCCTAACCATCCGCATTCCGCGCAACAGCCGGAAGTGCTGGAACTTAATATTAGGTAA
- the rpsI gene encoding 30S ribosomal protein S9 has product MALVTYYGTGRRKTSVARVRLVPGEGKIIVNQRPLDEYFGLKTLELIVTQPLNVTDTVGKYDVLAKVEGGGVSGQAGAVRHGIARALLKVDGEFRLPLKKAGLLTRDPREKERRKYGLKKARKASQFSKR; this is encoded by the coding sequence ATGGCATTGGTTACTTACTACGGCACAGGCCGCAGAAAAACCTCGGTTGCCAGAGTTCGTCTGGTTCCGGGAGAAGGCAAAATCATCGTGAATCAGCGTCCGCTGGACGAATATTTTGGTTTAAAAACTCTTGAGCTTATCGTTACTCAACCCCTGAACGTTACCGATACTGTCGGTAAATATGATGTTTTGGCAAAGGTTGAGGGCGGCGGTGTATCCGGTCAGGCTGGCGCAGTCCGCCATGGCATTGCCCGTGCACTCTTAAAGGTCGACGGTGAATTCCGTCTGCCACTGAAAAAAGCCGGTCTCTTAACCCGTGACCCGCGCGAAAAAGAGCGTCGTAAATACGGCCTCAAAAAAGCGCGTAAAGCTTCTCAGTTCTCGAAACGTTAA
- the ltrA gene encoding group II intron reverse transcriptase/maturase — MQREQKTTKVGYRCEGMLETESNSGARSIVTPETAEKDGASRLLEAILHRDNLNAAYLRVKRNGGAPGVDGMAVEEMLPYLKDHKEELLASIRAGWYNPKPVRRVEIPKPDGGKRNLGVPTVIDRMVQQAVVQVMQPMFEPHFSENSYGFRPGRSAHQAMKKAEEYYKQGYIRVVDIDLAKYFDTVNHDILIDRIREVIKDEHVIKLIRKFLKSGVMANGLVSPTTEGTPQGGNLSPLLSNIYLTAFDRMLESRGHKFVRYADDCNIYVKSQRAAERVMTSSTKYLENKLKLKVNQEKSKAGSPLKLKFLGFSLFKTGKRMGIRPHAKSMEKFKNKIRQLTSRKQAKPIPAILNNIRKYTTGWLGYYAIAEMSSKIKSLNEWIRRRIRQIFWKQWKKPSAKFKNLMLHGIPKQKAREWSYSRLGYWRIAGSWILCRSLTNEYLASIGYDDIAKRYEVLHLSY; from the coding sequence ATGCAAAGAGAGCAGAAAACGACGAAAGTCGGCTACCGGTGTGAGGGTATGTTGGAAACAGAGAGTAATAGCGGAGCGCGGAGCATTGTTACGCCTGAAACCGCAGAGAAAGACGGTGCAAGTCGTTTGCTCGAAGCCATATTACACAGGGACAACCTCAATGCAGCCTACCTACGAGTAAAGCGAAACGGCGGCGCTCCGGGAGTTGACGGAATGGCAGTAGAAGAAATGCTGCCCTATCTAAAGGACCATAAAGAGGAACTGTTGGCAAGTATTCGTGCCGGATGGTACAACCCCAAACCGGTCAGACGAGTAGAAATACCAAAGCCAGACGGGGGAAAGAGAAACCTTGGAGTACCAACGGTCATAGACCGTATGGTACAACAAGCCGTAGTACAGGTAATGCAACCCATGTTTGAGCCCCATTTCTCCGAAAACAGCTACGGTTTCCGACCGGGGCGCAGCGCCCATCAAGCCATGAAGAAGGCCGAAGAATATTATAAGCAGGGTTATATCAGAGTCGTAGACATAGACCTCGCTAAATATTTTGATACAGTCAATCATGACATTCTCATAGATAGGATAAGAGAAGTAATTAAGGATGAGCACGTCATCAAGCTGATACGTAAGTTCTTAAAGAGCGGCGTTATGGCAAACGGCTTAGTCAGTCCGACAACGGAGGGAACGCCACAAGGAGGCAACCTTTCACCACTTCTCAGCAACATATACCTTACGGCTTTCGACCGAATGCTGGAAAGCAGAGGTCATAAGTTTGTAAGGTATGCGGACGACTGCAATATTTACGTCAAAAGTCAAAGAGCGGCCGAGCGGGTAATGACCAGCAGCACGAAATATCTTGAGAACAAATTAAAACTTAAGGTAAACCAGGAAAAGAGCAAGGCGGGGAGCCCATTAAAACTTAAATTCCTAGGTTTTTCCCTATTTAAGACAGGGAAAAGAATGGGTATACGGCCACATGCCAAGTCGATGGAGAAATTCAAGAACAAAATCAGGCAATTAACAAGCAGAAAGCAAGCCAAGCCTATCCCGGCAATTCTAAACAATATCAGGAAATATACAACCGGATGGTTAGGCTATTATGCAATAGCTGAAATGAGTTCCAAGATAAAATCTCTTAACGAATGGATACGCCGAAGAATAAGGCAAATCTTTTGGAAACAGTGGAAGAAACCCTCCGCAAAATTTAAGAACCTCATGCTCCACGGTATACCAAAGCAGAAGGCTAGAGAATGGTCTTATTCCCGACTAGGATATTGGCGTATTGCAGGTAGCTGGATTT